The genomic window TTGGATCGGCGAACGCTTCGCCGATTACTTCGAGCCGGGAAAGCCCTATCTCGACAGCTTCCGCGCGGTGTTCGTGGGCGGAGCGGCGATGGTCAACGCGCTGCAGGCCGGCGAAGTTCTGGTCGAATTCCGCGGCCAATCGCCCGCCAATCGCGACAAGCTCGTCGCCGCGCTCGGCGACAAGGTTTCGGTCGTCGAAACGCCCTGGATCTGCAACTTGGTGGTCGGTTTCAACACCGAGAAGAAGCCCTTCGACGATCCGCGCGTGCGCCGCGCGTTGTCGCTCGCCATCGACCGCTGGCAGGGGTCCCAGGCGCTCTCCAAGATCGCGTTGGTGCGCGATGTCGGCGGCGTGCTGCGTCCGGGCTATTCGCTCGCCGCGAAGGAATCGGAGCTGGTCAACTATCCCGGCTTCAGCAAGGACATCAAGAAATCCCGCGAAGAGGCTAAAAAACTTCTGCAGGAGGCAGGTGTCCCCAACCTCAAATTCAAGTTCATCAACCGCAATGTCCCGATGCCGTACACGCCGGTCGGCGTGTTCCTGATTGACCAATGGCGCCAGATCGGAGTGACCGTCGAACACGAGCAACTCGAGACCAAGCTCTACCAGGCGGCGCTCTCCAGCGGCAACTACGAGGCCGGCCTCGACTTCAATTGCGATTACATGGACGATCCCAACATCCTGCTCATCAAGTACGTCTCCGCCGACAAATCCTCGGTCAACTACGGTCGCTACAACGATCGCAAACTCGACGATTTGTACGAGAAGCAGATGCGCGCCACCGACTTGACGGAACGGGCCCGATTGGTTCGCGAGTTCGAGAAGCACGCTCTTGAACAGGCCTACACGATCCCGACCATCTGGTGGCATCGCATCATCGTCTATTGGAAGCAAATGAAGGGTTGGCACCTGACGCCTAGCCATTACGTCGGTCAGGATTTGGCCGAAGTCTGGCTCGACCGGTAAATTTTCCATCCTAGGTCCCCTCCCCCCGCGCGGGGGAGGGGTTCTCGGACGCCCATGCTTCGCTACACCGTCCAACGCCTGCTGATGATGATCCCGACGCTGTTCGGTGTCGCGGTCCTGGTGTTCGTCATGCTCCGGGTCATGCCGGGCGACATCGTGGAGTTGCGCTTGCGCGCCGAAGGCGCCCAGGTTACGCCCGAGATCCTGGCGATGGAACGCGCCCGTCTCGGGCTCGATAAGCCCATGCTCGCCCAGTTTTTCGATTGGATGGGCGGACTGTTGACCGGCGATTTTGGCATCTCGATGTGGACCGGCCGTCCGGTCGCCCACGAGATCGCGATCCGGCTCGAACTCTCGCTCGAGCTCGCGATCCTCGCCACCATTCTCGCGACCTTGATCGCGTTGCCGTTGGGCACGCTCGCCGCGTTGTTCAAGGACCGTTGGCCGGATCGCGTCATCAGCGTTTTCGCCATCGCCGGCCTTGCCGTGCCGTCATTCTGGTTTGGCATGATCATCATTTTGGTCCTGCTCTGGAACTTCAACTGGATTCCGCCGTTGACCTTCACGCCGCTGCTCGAGGATCCGGTCAAGAACCTCTCGCAACTGATTTGGCCCGCGCTCGCGGTCGGCTATCGTTATTCGGCGGTGGCGACGCGCATGACCCGCTCGACCATTCTTGAAGTCCTGCAGGAGGATTACATCCGCACCGCGCGCGCCAAGGGGGTGTTCGAGCGCCTGGTGGTCGCCCGTCACGCCATGCGCAACGCGATGCTGCCGGTGGTGACGGTGATCGGCCTCGAGTTCGCGTTCCTGATCGGCGGATTGGTGGTGACCGAGCAGGTCTTCAACCTCAACGGCATCGGCAAGCTGTTCGTCAACGTTCTGGCGCGCGGCGACTACACCATGATTCAGGCGCTGGTGATGCTGGTGGCGGCGTT from Rhodospirillales bacterium includes these protein-coding regions:
- a CDS encoding ABC transporter permease, which encodes MLRYTVQRLLMMIPTLFGVAVLVFVMLRVMPGDIVELRLRAEGAQVTPEILAMERARLGLDKPMLAQFFDWMGGLLTGDFGISMWTGRPVAHEIAIRLELSLELAILATILATLIALPLGTLAALFKDRWPDRVISVFAIAGLAVPSFWFGMIIILVLLWNFNWIPPLTFTPLLEDPVKNLSQLIWPALAVGYRYSAVATRMTRSTILEVLQEDYIRTARAKGVFERLVVARHAMRNAMLPVVTVIGLEFAFLIGGLVVTEQVFNLNGIGKLFVNVLARGDYTMIQALVMLVAAFFIFVNFVVDLLYAVLDPRIRYG
- a CDS encoding ABC transporter substrate-binding protein, with amino-acid sequence MKLHLVVMAAVATALLAPISAGAQTPKKGGELKFAVSAEPPDYDCHKNTSFAFIHPVRPHYSTLLKFDEAKYPAIIGDLAQSWQVSPDNLTFTFKLKPNVKFHDGSTLTSADVKASYERIVNPPQGVISIRKASYADIGAIETPDPLTVVFKLKKPNAGMLAQFASPWDCIYSAAKLKQDPKFPEKNILGTGPFKFVSHTAGSHWIGERFADYFEPGKPYLDSFRAVFVGGAAMVNALQAGEVLVEFRGQSPANRDKLVAALGDKVSVVETPWICNLVVGFNTEKKPFDDPRVRRALSLAIDRWQGSQALSKIALVRDVGGVLRPGYSLAAKESELVNYPGFSKDIKKSREEAKKLLQEAGVPNLKFKFINRNVPMPYTPVGVFLIDQWRQIGVTVEHEQLETKLYQAALSSGNYEAGLDFNCDYMDDPNILLIKYVSADKSSVNYGRYNDRKLDDLYEKQMRATDLTERARLVREFEKHALEQAYTIPTIWWHRIIVYWKQMKGWHLTPSHYVGQDLAEVWLDR